CTGCAAGGCCCGCACGGTGTCCGGGTCCACCTCGGTGATGTCGCCGACCAGCCCGATGTCCACGGGCTCGCCGTCCACCCATGCCTGGCGCCGCACGGCGGTCATGGTGTGCGCGTCCTCGCCCGTCATCCCCACCGCCAACGGCCCATGAGCGTTGATGAGTCCCACCAACTCCCGCTGGACCCGGCCGGTCAGCACCATCCGGACCACGTCCATGACCTCGGGCGTCGTCACCCGAAGGCCCGCCTCGAAGCGGAACTCCAGATCGAGCCGGTCGAGCATGGCGTTGATCTGCGGACCGCCGCCGTGCACGACGACCGGGTGCACGCCCGCGTGCCACAGATCCACCACATCCTGGGCGAAGGTCCGCTTGAGCTCCTTGTCCACCATGGCGTTGCCGCCGAACTTGATGACGACGGTCCGGCCTCGGAGTTCCTCCAGTCGGGTCGACTCCGGGGCGAGCGTGCCCGCGTCCGTCCGTGGTGCGCCTCGCATCAGCTTGAGGGCCATGCCCTGCGAACCGCGTGCCACGGCGCTCCCCTTGATCGACACCCCAATAAGGTCAGGCTAACCTAAGTTCTAATGCGTGGCGAGAGGGAAGGCCGAGAGATGATCAAGACCTACCGGGATGACTGGGGTATTCCGCATCTCCGGGCGTCCGACGCTCTGCAACTGGCCTTCGGACAGGGCGAGAACGCCGCGTCGGACCGGGCCTGGCAGATCGAGGTGGAGCGGCACCGCTCCCAGGGCACCACCGCCGCGTCCCTCGGCGCGGATGCCGTCCCCGGAGTCCCCGGTATCGCCCACTTCGGTCACACCGGAACCGTTGCCTGGGCGATCACCAACGCCATGTCCGATTACCACGACCTGTACCGGGAGCGGCTGCGCCGCGTGGACGGCCGCATCGAGGCGCTGGGTCCCGACGGGTGGCGGCAGGCCGACCACCACCGGGAGAACATCGAGGTCGCGGAAGGCGAACCGGTCGGCATCGATGTGATCGAGACGGAGCGCGGCCCGGTCATCATCGACTGCCTCGAAGACGCGCCCGGTCCGGACACGGAACCGACCGTCGTCGCGGGAGGGATCAGTCTGCGCTACCCGCCGCGCGTCACCGCGGACCTCGGCTTCGACGTGATACCCGCCCTGCTCCGGGCCCGTACCGTCCAGGACGTGGACCGCGCGCTCGATCGCTGGATCGAGCCGGTCAACGTCGTGCACGCCGCCGACTCGTCCGGAGGGCTGCTGCACCGGGTGGCCGGACACGTACCCACCCGCCATCGTGACAACTGGCTGCGGTTCGTGCCCGCCTGGCAGCAAGGGCACGACTGGCACGGGCGCCACGACACGCCCCGTGCCGAGGTCGACGGCATCGCCGTGATGGCGAACGCCCGAGGCCTTGCCGGCCCGCTCGGCGTGGAGTTCGCGCCGCCGCACCGGGCCGACCGTATCGAAGCACTGCTGCGGGAGTCGCTGGACTGGACGGCCCCGGACCTGACGGCCATCCACATGGACACTCATCTCAAGGCGGCGGGGCCGCTCCTGGAACAGGTGGTGCTGCTGGATGATCTCGACCCGGATGCCGAGCGGCTGAGGGAGCGTCTGCTGTCCTGGGACCGCCATATGC
This sequence is a window from Streptomyces sp. NBC_01217. Protein-coding genes within it:
- the argB gene encoding acetylglutamate kinase, which produces MRGAPRTDAGTLAPESTRLEELRGRTVVIKFGGNAMVDKELKRTFAQDVVDLWHAGVHPVVVHGGGPQINAMLDRLDLEFRFEAGLRVTTPEVMDVVRMVLTGRVQRELVGLINAHGPLAVGMTGEDAHTMTAVRRQAWVDGEPVDIGLVGDITEVDPDTVRALQEQGRIPVVSPVARGTDGQVYNINADLAAAALAVALDAEKLVMLTDVEGLYLDWPHSTEVIGRLTASQLSELQPGLTSGMLPKMEGCLRAVRAGVRSAHVLDGRVPHSVLQGIFSGDGSGTTVVPDQEEESAHPAATS